The sequence below is a genomic window from Anaerocolumna chitinilytica.
CTCCATATCCCAATAACCAGGATAATACTGGGCATACATCTGTCCCTGTGCTTCCATGGCATATATGAAATACATCATATCCTGCATATAAAGTTTTTCATCGTTAATGGTTACTACCAAGTCACCAGTAGAGCTTGTCTTCTTGCTGCAGCCGGCAGCGAATATCATTCCTGCTATCAGAGTAAAAACTAACAGCTTTGAAATGATTCTTTTTGAATTTTTCACGGTGTTTCCTCCATTATATGTGATTCATGCGTAATAATTAATAGGACGCACATATTAACATTTTAATACTTTTTCCATATAAGTCAAGTTATATCCTATATTTTTTGGATATATTGTGGTATTTCTCTTGCTTAATTGTGGTATAAATTCTTAACTAAGATTATTCGTGGAGCCTTCGGATAAGTTTGTAAACAGTACAATTCTCAATTACAAGAGGTTTTCGGTGAGCAAAGAAGATGATACCATCGCTGGGGGAGATTATCTGGGAAATCACCTCTCCCTCGATTGGATCAACCACTTCTGCTAAAAGATCTCCAAAAGTAACCTCCTCACCCGGTTCCTTAAAGCGTCTGTAGATACCGGATACGTCCGCACGGATGGACATCAGGCTTTCCTCTTCCAGGGTCGTTGCAATAAAGCCGCTGTGGCAGTTGTATTTAATAATACCCATTCTGGTAAGAAATCGAAGAACGGAAGATACTGCCTGATTGGCGGACTTTTCATCAATATGGTCAGTAGCAGAGGTATATACGCTAAATGCATTAGTCCCATTCATCTGCCAGTTGTAGTTTAAGGTTGCCGTATCAATCGGCCGTGGGTTTCTGGTAACTACATAGGGAAGCCCAAAGAGGTTGGCAAGACTGGTGTTCTGATAACCGGTCTCCATCATTCGTACATGGGGAATAAAGTCTCCGGGGGTATGAAAACTGGCAAACTGGATACCGTAATTATACCCTTTAACAGCTTCAAAGATGCCATCAGCTATCCTTCTTGTGGTTTCACCTTCGGCATCACCCGGAAACATTCGGTTAATATCGGTATTGTCCATCGCCCAGAAGCGTTTTTCCACATTAATGGAATAGTGATTGACAGAGGGGATAACCATAATCTCGTTGTTATTA
It includes:
- a CDS encoding M14 family metallopeptidase, whose protein sequence is MIKSTIYSSTSPFRGDMDIPAYHFGKGEKSACIVGPTRGNEVQQLYICSQIIKTLSRLEKTGNIVNNNEIMVIPSVNHYSINVEKRFWAMDNTDINRMFPGDAEGETTRRIADGIFEAVKGYNYGIQFASFHTPGDFIPHVRMMETGYQNTSLANLFGLPYVVTRNPRPIDTATLNYNWQMNGTNAFSVYTSATDHIDEKSANQAVSSVLRFLTRMGIIKYNCHSGFIATTLEEESLMSIRADVSGIYRRFKEPGEEVTFGDLLAEVVDPIEGEVISQIISPSDGIIFFAHRKPLVIENCTVYKLIRRLHE